Proteins encoded in a region of the Misgurnus anguillicaudatus chromosome 9, ASM2758022v2, whole genome shotgun sequence genome:
- the mlana gene encoding melanoma antigen recognized by T-cells 1, which produces MSYGGSGSMSRGEFSVHFASKRGGTIRAEEAAGITLLVVIITALIILGCWFYRRRSGYKKIGKEQSWREMSQYTEPGSGDENKVALNEFSKINTAIPNAPPAYEKINSRPSPPPYSP; this is translated from the exons ATGTCTTACGGTGGCTCCGGTTCGATGTCACGTGGTGAATTTAGTGTTCACTTCGCCAGCAAACGTGGAGGAACCATAAGAGCAGAGGA ggcTGCTGGCATTACTCTTCTGGTTGTGATCATCACAGCTCTCATCATTCTGGGTTGCTGGTTTTATCGCAGGCGCAGTGGATACAAAAAGATTGGG aaagaACAATCATGGAGAGAGATGAGTCAGTACACTGAACCTGGATCAGGAGATGAAAATAAAGTGGCCTTGAATGAATTCAGCAAGATCAATACTGCG ATTCCTAACGCTCCTCCAGCTTATGAGAAGATCAACTCTAGACCTTCACCTCCACCTTATTCACCATAA
- the LOC129423831 gene encoding uncharacterized bromodomain-containing protein 10: MKSGHACESVSHSARDMNLNHRLTLASCVLKPESGSQYHGPGCLEVSERLCNGSSDQSELENFMSHCHKGEADGTVISEDDSRSLPSSTVEDEDDLTPEIRQAYRIFQSFLSEKHKATTAPFWHPVGPGSQGDRASDGEMCFKKMDDKFVNREYESITAFVADFRLMLENCYRFHGVHHWMSKQAQKLEMILEQKLTLLSRTLRDKTTLAVTSKGRFGTEDEKGPAGASSRRRSVPRSLAAITVGGSESILVQALRLEELQRAKEEKRQRELEKKEAEEVSVKEMEEWERSLLSLADPWSVRTMWELPAIGHFLCLAQTALNLPEIVFYELERCLLMPRCSSFLSKVMTSLLCPSHKRPTLHRRPPLPYRKWEAELRRRVQGWYQAVGRSEDQVGRAEHLGLCHQFFWTVGEMNPLEETPFHLLPFNRRVWLLKGLCDHVYETQKDVQDAVLGQPIHECRESILGYDGQENAYIHFPHFCGADLRIYRQSPCLEMEFPLPLFRVKRSEEEKKVVKDEMNKGSFLYVDAVKVENDSSGDVEMCAWGLQDDSLHDGEELDQKCPSGVHLHCKEDSGGIQEKSMKLKHLEEEKESDIEPCFRVGDSCYKGKSPALSLRTDDVTQQTVDEKRLCAECSEASPHLCTHCQTICKDHVQPEINIRRDRSKGTTGTTKRKKRKKKSEFSTRKTNTGKLNIKARRLKKHLHRVDNIRKKKQKLRRKLNVKIVSVKRKTGPVEPSFQLVCSSLDDLRALISRTEDELDQINSTKKRSVRWQHKRSTVKELHITLVRLLNELLPWEPKLVKAFQKNRARMKKESDDFKKHPEYENFTREQMDSSEDLSLSTETTREPEDEVKAVRTLTEDSDVTEHPNQFESHKSRCPDDRPEVIMMGNETGPFTRASKRRHINAVNEEQSTFKRAKMEPESSSSFTPNMGALNSDPTTANPQEPPERASGLSEPVRSIQGTYKHIQALLAKSVGNKVTLINHPNTTVIAQRLDKTSSSTHQPVQTLSTHSPITQLEPVCTVTQTSKPENTGAVVYKTAGGLGLLKKGGTSVKFSVQPIPNHKPGEKVTQQVFILPSNLLIQSTEIKAAQQSPDLTSVSVPYTTNTVPENKVPVQQVTPLKETSEVRTPCAAVLPSLRTLPTTTGGSIVPKKTEPKVVPNISTTKPDAKQELRTVCIRDSQSILVTTRGGNTGVVKVQTSEQSGTLTPSPVFAISPQLKAFLVSKSSASTTQTVPGAITPVMNSESLSRDIIPVSSTGILTSSVLNQTLSSDSTSTLLTGKPLLLSSSKSSDSVRLTVKDVHKVQQNTGVMKSGSRPSDHQSTFQKVFLVGPSTNLTSAATKITTTTATCTVPGSRVMFINHSPDNSTRVIPKGVPFTSPALEALKIIPNLHSCTTSGPVTNIQSISLSGLTSSRILGTSTKTTPVIVPRVTQATSMSSGLQNRSSESVNSENLLKAAGSVEGKTFSTLGTGHMASSELLSVVKHDTSVSTPVSVLNALNSKTGLVVGSSVSDISSSFSGSFLSKHTTLPLHCVTARKPQTISSLCTSPSSINTCTAGLSHHLSLSSTVQTQTSNISTLTSPGVMTSGMRPPNSEKIVINTSAPLAPGTQLLINNTRLVVPPQGLGPGSHVLLISNSSHGVAPSPPRGLNASGPFQGMKTQQTLLRLPSPTTAKAGVHQQVNIITSRSSPPVPQPLHAGVSSEQAGLANIVRFPIFHTSDGKGLVVTPSHRPSETSVVCSLPHGPLLNTTSARPPPHNQVVPAVRTVISQNAPVVTRAPMNSTISRMQKLPVATVPPVGCLNVSSEVTPVATVPPSMNTVIMTQRQPIRAVQPGAYGNPVILHQQPQTQSKSVVQITSSALTNSTAGKLLLSPDGAILNIVQASTPSNVEVPGKPMRAHVDVPNVSRVTVPVLNTKTDHPEGLNH; the protein is encoded by the exons ATGAAGAGCGGACACGCGTGTGAATCTGTGTCACACAGTGCCCGGGACATGAACCTGAACCACCGTTTGACCTTGGCCTCGTGTGTACTTAAACCCGAGTCTGGGTCACAGTACCACGGGCCCGGGTGTCTGGAGGTGTCAGAGCGGCTGTGTAACGGTTCATCTGACCAATCAGAGCTGGAGAATTTCATGTCACACTGTCATAAAGGTGAAGCGGATGGCACGGTGATCTCAGAAGATGACAGCAGGTCTTTACCGTCTAGCACAGTGGAAGACGAAGACGATCTCACGCCAGAGATCCGACAGGCCTACAGAATATTTCAAAGCTTTCTTTCGGAGAAGCACAAAGCTACGACGGCCCCGTTTTGGCACCCCGTCGGCCCTGGATCGCAGGGTGATCGGGCCTCTGACGGAGAGATGTGCTTCAAAAAGATGGATGATAAGTTTGTGAATCGAGAGTATGAATCCATCACAGCGTTTGTGGCTGATTTCAGACTGATGTTGGAGAATTGTTATCGGTTTCATGGAGTTCATCACTGGATGTCCAAACAGGCCCAGAAACTCGAGATGATTCTAGAACAGAAGCTCACCCTTCTGTCCAG AACATTGAGAGACAAAACGACCCTGGCTGTGACGTCTAAAGGTCGCTTTGGCACAGAGGATGAAAAAGGGCCGGCAGGTGCGTCATCCAGGAGACGGTCAGTCCCGCGAAGTCTCGCTGCTATTACGGTGGGTGGCAGCGAGTCCATATTGGTTCAAGCACTGAGATTAGAGGAGCTACAACGAGCCAAAGAGGAGAAACG ACAGCGAGAGCTGGAGAAGAAAGAGGCAGAGGAGGTGTCGGTCAAAGAGATGGAGGAATGGGAACGTTCATTGCTCTCCCTGGCAGATCCGTGGTCGGTCCGTACCATGTGGGAGCTCCCGGCCATCGGTCACTTTCTGTGTCTGGCCCAGACGGCTCTGAACCTCCCTGAGATTGTTTTCTATGAGCTGGAGCGCTGTTTATTGATGCCCCGCTGTAGTTCTTTCCTCTCTAAGGTTATGACCTCTCTGCTTTGCCCCTCGCACAAAAGACCGACCCTACACCGACGCCCACCGCTGCCTTACAGGAAGTGGGAGGCGGAGCTGCGTCGCAGAGTTCAGGGCTGGTATCAGGCGGTCGGCAGGAGCGAAGACCAGGTCGGGCGAGCTGAGCATCTTGGTCTTTGCCATCAGTTCTTCTGGACCGTAGGGGAGATGAATCCGCTGGAGGAAACGCCGTTCCACCTCCTTCCGTTTAACCGGCGCGTGTGGCTTCTCAAGGGACTCTGCGATCACGTGTACGAGACGCAGAAAGACGTGCAGGACGCCGTTCTCGGGCAGCCCATTCACGAGTGCCGCGAGTCCATCCTAGGCTACGATGGGCAGGAGAACGCCTACATCCACTTTCCACACTTCTGTGGTGCAGATTTAAGGATCTACCGACAGAGTCCTTGTCTAGAGATGGAGTTTCCTCTGCCGCTCTTTCGTGTCAAGAGATCTGAGGAGGAAAAGAAAGTAGTGAAGGATGAGATGAATAAAGGATCGTTTCTGTATGTAGATGCTGTGAAGGTGGAGAACGACAGCTCGGGTGATGTAGAGATGTGTGCGTGGGGCTTACAAGACGATTCACTTCATGATGGAGAGGAACTGGATCAGAAATGCCCCTCCGGTGTCCACTTACATTGTAAGGAGGATTCTGGAGGCATTCAGGAGAAGTCtatgaaattaaaacatttagaaGAAGAAAAGGAGTCGGACATCGAGCCGTGTTTCAGAGTAGGAGACAGCTGCTACAAAGGGAAATCTCCTGCTTTGAGTCTCCGGACAGATGATGTGACCCAGCAGACCGTCGATGAGAAACGTCTCTGTGCTGAATGCTCTGAAGCATCGCCACATCTCTGTACTCACTGTCAGACTATCTGCAAAGACCACGTCCAGCCTGAAATCAACATCCGGAGAGACCGATCAAAAGGGACAACGGGTACGACcaagagaaaaaaaagaaagaagaagAGCGAGTTTAGCACGAGGAAAACAAACACAGGCAAACTAAACATAAAGGCCAGAAGACTGAAGAAGCATCTGCACAGAGTCGACAACATCAgaaagaagaaacagaaacttC GAAGAAAGTTGAATGTAAAGATTGTATCAGTGAAGAGAAAAACAGGTCCAGTGGAACCATCATTTCAG CTGGTGTGCTCCAGTCTGGATGATCTCAGAGCTTTAATCAGTCGAACAGAAGATGAATTAGACCAAATTAACAGCACCAAAAAGAGATCT GTGAGATGGCAACACAAGAGATCCACTGTGAAAGAGTTGCACATCACACTGGTAAGGCTGTTAAATGagctgttgccatgggaacctAAACTGGTCAAGGCCTTCCAGAAGAACAG AGCACGCATGAAAAAAGAGTCTGACGATTTCAAAAAACACCCTGAATATGAGAACTTCACCAGAGAGCAGATGGACAGCAGTGAAGATCTTTCATTGTCCACAGAGACGACAAGAGAACCTGAAGATGAAGTCAAAGCTGTCAGAACGTTGACAGAAGATTCTGATGTGACCG agCACCCTAATCAGTTTGAAAGTCACAAATCAAGATGTCCAGATGACAGACCTGAAGTCATCATGATGGGTAATGAAACCGGACCCTTCACACGCGCTTCAAAACGTCGCCACATCAATGCCGTCAATGAGGAACAGAGCACATTTAAGAGAGCCAAAATGGAACCTGAGAGTTCTTCTAGTTTCACACCAAATATGGGGGCATTAAACAGTGATCCAACAACAGCAAACCCACAAGAACCTCCAGAAAGAGCTTCAGGGTTATCAGAGCCTGTGAGGAGCATTCAGGGGACTTATAAGCACATCCAGGCCTTGTTGGCCAAGAGTGTTGGAAACAAAGTGACCTTAATAAATCATCCAAACACTACGGTTATTGCTCAGAGACTGGACAAGACATCGTCATCAACACATCAACCTGTCCAAACTTTATCTACCCATTCACCGATAACACAACTTGAACCCGTCTGTACTGTAACACAGACATCCAAACCAGAAAACACTGGAGCGGTGGTCTATAAGACTGCAGGAGGATTGGGGCTTCTTAAAAAAGGAGGAACTTCAGTGAAGTTTTCGGTGCAGCCGATACCAAATCACAAACCAGGAGAGAAAGTCACGCaacaagtttttattttaccTTCAAATCTTCTTATTCAAAGCACTGAGATAAAGGCAGCTCAGCAGTCACCTGACCTCACCTCTGTGTCTGTCCCTTACACAACCAACACTGTACCAGAAAACAAGGTTCCTGTCCAGCAGGTGACGCCACTGAAAGAAACCAGCGAGGTCAGAACACCCTGTGCCGCAGTTTTGCCTAGTTTAAGGACCTTACCGACAACTACTGGAGGTTCCATTGTGCCTAAAAAGACTGAGCCGAAGGTAGTCCCAAACATATCCACCACCAAACCTGATGCCAAGCAGGAGCTCAGGACGGTGTGCATCAGAGACTCACAGTCCATACTTGTGACGACAAGAGGAGGCAACACGGGAGTTGTCAAAGTACAGACGTCAGAACAGAGCGGCACTTTAACACCCAGCCCTGTTTTTGCCATTTCTCCCCAACTCAAAGCCTTTCTGGTGTCCAAGTCTTCCGCATCCACTACACAAACCGTTCCTGGCGCCATCACTCCTGTAATGAATTCAGAGTCACTTTCAAGGGATATCATTCCAGTCAGCTCAACGGGAATCTTAACTTCTTCAGTCCTGAATCAGACTCTCTCTTCTGATAGCACTTCAACTTTACTCACTGGTAAACCACTGCTCTTGTCCTCAAGTAAGAGCTCTGATAGTGTCCGTTTAACTGTTAAAGATGTCCATAAAGTTCAACAAAATACTGGTGTAATGAAATCAGGCAGCAGACCTTCAGACCACCAGTCCACCTTTCAGAAGGTCTTTCTGGTCGGTCCATCAACAAACCTCACCTCAGCTGCAACAAAGATCACTACAACTACTGCAACATGTACGGTTCCAGGGTCAAGGGTCATGTTCATAAACCACTCGCCTGACAACTCGACACGTGTCATTCCAAAAGGCGTTCCCTTTACTTCACCTGCACTTGAAGCCTTAAAGATTATTCCCAACCTTCATAGTTGCACAACTTCTGGGCCAGTGACGAACATCCAGAGCATCAGTTTGTCAGGGTTGACATCATCGAGGATACTTGGCACGTCAACAAAAACCACACCTGTAATTGTTCCTAGGGTAACACAAGCAACTTCAATGTCAAGTGGGCTACAAAATAGAAGCAGTGAATCAGTGAATAGTGAAAATCTCCTCAAAGCAGCCGGTTCTGTTGAGggaaaaacattttcaacacTTGGCACTGGTCACATGGCTTCCTCTGAACTTTTGTCCGTGGTAAAACACGACACATCCGTATCAACGCCAGTTTCTGTGCTCAATGCTCTGAACAGTAAGACTGGTTTAGTCGTTGGCAGCTCTGTTTCAGATATATCTTCTTCTTTTTCAGGAAGTTTCTTGAGCAAACACACTACATTACCGTTACATTGTGTCACGGCTAGGAAGCCACAAACGATCTCATCACTGTGTACATCACCCTCATCTATTAACACTTGCACAGCTGGACTGTCCCATCACCTTTCCTTAAGCAGCACAGTACAAACACAAACCAGTAACATTTCTACATTAACTTCTCCAGGAGTCATGACCTCTGGGATGAGGCCACCAAACTCTGAGAAGATTGTGATCAACACCAGCGCTCCACTCGCCCCTGGAACTCAACTTCTCATCAACaacaccagacttgttgttccTCCTCAAGGTCTTGGACCAGGTAGTCATGTTCTGCTCATCTCCAACTCCTCTCATGGTGTTGCACCTTCTCCTCCCCGAGGTCTAAACGCTTCAGGTCCCTTTCAAGGTATgaaaacacagcaaacactGCTCAGGCTTCCCTCACCCACCACAGCTAAAGCTGGAGTCCATCAGCAAGTAAACATAATCACGTCTAGATCTTCTCCTCCAGTTCCTCAACCTCTTCATGCTGGTGTATCATCTGAACAAGCAGGCTTGGCCAACATTGTGAGGTTTCCTATTTTTCACACTTCTGATGGTAAAGGACTCGTAGTTACACCGTCACACCGTCCCTCAGAAACCTCTGTAGTTTGTTCTCTTCCACATGGACCTTTACTCAACACAACTTCTGCAAGGCCACCACCTCACAACCAAGTGGTACCTGCCGTACGAACGGtgatttcccagaatgcaccaGTGGTTACCAGAGCACCCATGAACAGTACGATTTCAAGGATGCAGAAGCTTCCAGTTGCGACCGTCCCACCAGTCGGGTGTCTGAACGTCAGCAGTGAAGTCACGCCTGTAGCCACCGTACCTCCATCCATGAATACAGTTATAATGACTcagcgtcagccaatcagagctgTGCAACCTGGAGCTTATGGAAATCCTGTTATTTTACATCAACAACCGCAAACTCAGAGCAAGTCTGTTGTACAGATAACCAGCAGTGCGTTAACCAACTCCACTGCTGGTAAGCTGCTGTTAAGCCCGGACGGTGCCATTTTAAACATAGTTCAAGCGTCAACACCGTCTAATGTAGAAGTGCCGGGAAAGCCAATGAGAGCTCATGTTGATGTTCCTAATGTCAGTAGAGTTACTGTACCTGTGTTAAATACAAAAACAGATCATCCAGAGGGATTaaatcactga